The following are from one region of the Ornithorhynchus anatinus isolate Pmale09 chromosome X1, mOrnAna1.pri.v4, whole genome shotgun sequence genome:
- the LOC100083307 gene encoding heat shock transcription factor, Y-linked-like — MEEMDLDLTPSKAPEGSPQAGPSVLQMDTNANASSLGSLGDSELRELVEEAAFQTLAEEPLLQFYYSPNFQRQFPELMKKIKRLGVNNGYSPTVNQMTRKTTEKMQDQIAASQPTGKKSSSKPPNENQQKSNDKTPAKNKKPDPTRPQPESCPSVAQAISVKTAESVAAGENGRLNQPELAPIHVQQSNPTPVNAQNVVLPVVTSPVYHIIPASQDSSFSSVIGIPAFQIIYPNLLVVPTNLPDGLPVYNSWLSVPVIAAPPATPMASDPQGIHHHCPTCNCFANNVSAPAGPPESTGATGFHS; from the exons ATGGAAGAAATGGACCTGGATCTGACTCCATCCAAAGCTCCAGAGGGCTCTCCTCAAGCCGGCCCAAGTGTCCTGCAGATGGACACCAATGCAAATGCCTCATCTCTGGGGTCACTCGGCGACTCCGAGTTGAGGGAGCTTGTAGAAGAGGCGGCTTTCCAGACACTGGCTGAAGAACCCTTG TTGCAGTTCTACTACAGCCCTAATTTTCAAAGGCAGTTTCCTGAGCTGATGAAGAAGATAAAGAGACTAGGAGTTAACAATGGATACTCTCCCACTGTCAATCAAATGACCAGAAAGACCACTGAAAAAATGCAGGATCAGATAGCAGCTTCTCagcccactggaaaaaaaagttcTTCTAAACCACCAAATGAAAACCAGCAAAAATCTAACGACAAAACACCTGCCAAAAACAAGAAACCTGATCCAACCAGGCCCCAACCTGAAAGCTGTCCCTCAGTTGCACAGGCAATTTCAGTGAAAACAGCAGAGAGTGTTGCTGCAGGTGAAAATGGAAGATTAAACCAGCCAGAGCTGGCCCCTATCCATGTTCAGCAAAGCAACCCCACTCCGGTTAATGCTCAAAATGTAGTCTTGCCTGTAGTAACTTCCCCAGTTTACCATATCATTCCTGCTTCACAGGATAGTTCTTTTAGCTCCGTAATAGGAATTCCTGCGTTCCAAATCATCTATCCCAATTTGTTAGTGGTGCCTACTAACCTGCCTGACGGGCTGCCGGTTTACAACTCATGGCTCTCTGTGCCTGTGATAGCTGCTCCACCTGCCACCCCAATGGCAAGTGATCCCCAAGGTATACACCACCACTGTCCTACCTGCAATTGCTTTGCAAACAATGTTTCAGCTCCTGCAGGCCCGCCTGAGTCCACGGGAGCCACAGGATTCCACAGCTAA